The DNA sequence CAGCTTTAAGGAACTACTAGAGCCGGTTTCAAAACCTACGTAGACAGATAGTGATGCAGGCTAAGAGGATAAAGGCTTGGTAGACGTTGCTGTAGTATTCGTAGCGGACGACGAGTCTGCGGAAGTTGTGCAGCCAGGCGATGGTGCGTTCGATCTT is a window from the Pirellulales bacterium genome containing:
- a CDS encoding IS5/IS1182 family transposase gives rise to the protein KIERTIAWLHNFRRLVVRYEYYSNVYQAFILLACITICLRRF